The genome window GATCAAATAAATCAAGCAGAGGTGAAACTCGGAGAACATGATAGGTGACTAAATGAAATCCAACCATTCCCTTCCCCTCTGTACCATACAAACAGACAACAACATaagagccgtgtgtgtgtgtgtgaggttaatAGGTCAAAACCTACAACTATTAACGTTGTCATCAGGGACAGCCAGTTGTACCTGGACATGGGAAGATCTCTGTGGATTATCTCCTATTGTACAGAGCACAAGGTTACTGCCATCACTCCCAGACTATGTAAAGCAGTGGCTAATCTATTCCCCACTTGTTCACACACATGTACAAATCTTACTCCTGAAAACTCCACCCAGCCTATTAGCAATtctctcctcctgctccctcTCATCACTCTAGTCCATTGCTGAGACCTTTGACCTAAAATACATGTGTAAAACGGTAAGAGCTGTATCCATCATTACAGACACCCAACCAGAGAGAGTAATTCCAAGCCCTGTTGATCTTCCTTTCTCCCCCAGCGAGGAGCAACGTCTTGGGTCAACTAAACAGGGCTGCTCCACCTCTTCCAAGAGTACCTGCAACAAGGATGCCCCCGTTTGTAATGGGGTTGCGGGCGTGCGGCCCACCCTCATCCACCCAGAGCGCCTGAAGGACTTTGGTATTGAGGAGGAGGAGTGCCTCAATGGGGAAGTCAAGACCAAGGTGACCAAGGTGGTGGGGGCCCCTGAGATCCAGCTGATGGACCCGCCCAAGACTAACAAgaagagaggcagcgagagcaaaGCAGTCACACCACCCAAGCCTGAATACCTCCGCTTCGATGACATCAGTGCTGCAGCCTTCAAAATTCAGTTGAGGATGCAGAAGACCCCCTGCATGGTATGTTCAGAGCCttctatacactcttagaaaaaatgtaCCAGCTAGAACCATAAAGGGTTCCTTGGATGTCCCTCGTctgtaggagaacccttttgtgtCCAGTTTAAGCCTTTTCACCAAAGGGTTCTTAAAGGATTCTTTGATGAGGGATAGGCGAAGAACCCTTCGTTTATTCTAAGTAGTACCTTTTTTTCTCAAAGAGTAATAACTGTAGATGATGAACCCTGCTTCATATGCAGAAGCTTACTCGCATCGGGCTTGTTTGTGTTTCCCAGTACTCCAGACTGTCCAAACAGTACGGCATGGAGATCTTCCTGAAGAAGGAACACCTCCACTACACAGGCTCAGTGAAGGAAAGAGGCGTTCTCTACGTGCTCACCTCCCTCAACCAGGTATGCATCACAATGCATCTCTCAATGCATTCCAGCTGGGGAAAAGTCCAAGCTAACAAGTAGCTGACAAGTTAACAAGTAGCTAACAAGTTAACAAGTAGCTAACAAGCTAAACAAACACTAATTACTTTAACAGTTAGCTAACTCCCATCCCCCTCCACAGGAGCAGCAGAAGAAGGGGGTGATTGTGGCTACAGACTGTAGCTTCTCCATGGCCGTGGCCCACCATGCAGTGGAGTTGAGGATCCCAGTGTTTGTCATCATGCCAGCCAGCTGTGCCCAGCCCCACCTCAGGATGTACCGTGACTACGGCGCCATGGTAATCTCCTACGGCAGCACGGCCAGGGACTCCCTGAACCACGCCCGCCACCTGGCCAAGGAGAACGGATACCTCTGCCTGGAAGAGTAAGTCACCCTGGGGGCCAGTCCCATAGCTCTCCTTTGTTTCAAAACATGCACTGATGACAATGTGACACTAACACATGGGCACATGGTAATACTggatttctctctctatctctcgctcagGGATGATAGTGCCGTGTACTTGGCAGGACTGGGCACAGTAGGCATGGAGATCTATGAGCAGGTGCCCAAACTAGATGCAGTCATTGTGCCCGCTGGTGGGCAGTGTAGTCTACTGGTTGGCACAGCAGCCGCCATCAAACACCTCAACTCGCGCATCACTGTCATAGTAAGTGTTTCCTAACTCTGAATATTTGTTTAGTGTACTATTGTCGTAGTGAGTAAGTTGCAAACATGCTCTCCAAAATGTGGATCCTCATCATACTTAGCATAGCACTTAATGTCCACTAAATCAAAAAAATAATATTGGGATTTATGTACCATTGTTCTCTTCGACAGGGAGTTGAACCAGAAGGATTCTCGTTGCTACTACAGTCCCTCAAAACAGGCAGCCCGGTGATTAGAGAACTATACAGCACCCCCAACAAGAAGCTTTATGGAGGTACTGT of Salmo salar chromosome ssa01, Ssal_v3.1, whole genome shotgun sequence contains these proteins:
- the LOC106605075 gene encoding serine racemase isoform X2 codes for the protein MNFAAQFIYANYIRDGSPNRVGFSDSDENDPFWQSEEQRLGSTKQGCSTSSKSTCNKDAPVCNGVAGVRPTLIHPERLKDFGIEEEECLNGEVKTKVTKVVGAPEIQLMDPPKTNKKRGSESKAVTPPKPEYLRFDDISAAAFKIQLRMQKTPCMYSRLSKQYGMEIFLKKEHLHYTGSVKERGVLYVLTSLNQEQQKKGVIVATDCSFSMAVAHHAVELRIPVFVIMPASCAQPHLRMYRDYGAMVISYGSTARDSLNHARHLAKENGYLCLEEDDSAVYLAGLGTVGMEIYEQVPKLDAVIVPAGGQCSLLVGTAAAIKHLNSRITVIGVEPEGFSLLLQSLKTGSPVIRELYSTPNKKLYGDLFEHSMGTHTFHLAKTFVDKVISVREEDSLVAMLRFQEFEHSMVDTEGAMGLAAILAGQLPELKGKRVAVVVSSANMELDLIRQCVDRALVLDDRVNKFTVQLGDLPGDMAKLLDILAREDIKLLDVCHRRHNDRGDLFKALVECVVETRDKTQSTQLRRTLSERYPTLRWLDR
- the LOC106605075 gene encoding serine racemase isoform X3, which produces MDPPKTNKKRGSESKAVTPPKPEYLRFDDISAAAFKIQLRMQKTPCMYSRLSKQYGMEIFLKKEHLHYTGSVKERGVLYVLTSLNQEQQKKGVIVATDCSFSMAVAHHAVELRIPVFVIMPASCAQPHLRMYRDYGAMVISYGSTARDSLNHARHLAKENGYLCLEEDDSAVYLAGLGTVGMEIYEQVPKLDAVIVPAGGQCSLLVGTAAAIKHLNSRITVIGVEPEGFSLLLQSLKTGSPVIRELYSTPNKKLYGDLFEHSMGTHTFHLAKTFVDKVISVREEDSLVAMLRFQEFEHSMVDTEGAMGLAAILAGQLPELKGKRVAVVVSSANMELDLIRQCVDRALVLDDRVNKFTVQLGDLPGDMAKLLDILAREDIKLLDVCHRRHNDRGDLFKALVECVVETRDKTQSTQLRRTLSERYPTLRWLDR